The following are from one region of the Pseudomonadota bacterium genome:
- a CDS encoding phosphoglucomutase/phosphomannomutase family protein translates to MTKIKFGTDGWRAVVGEDFVPENIARVIQAFCDVYPTLPEAGRPVMIGYDRRNRSPEAARQVAEILLGNGIETVLSSTFCPTPAVSWYVKYKGCAAGVMITASHNPAKWNGIKFKESYGGAASGEYLAPIEAKITANDAAGRKPRTAKIEGNPKFSEFDPYGEYLSAIVSNFDIPKIKGSGIKKVLVDPLYGSGTGYFPRILGDMANEIHDAADVTFGGLNPEPIPPHANELMERVRSGGYSCGLLTDGDADRAGAVDERGNFVTTHEVFSLLLLHALDNKGWTGKVIKSISTTMMLNRICDKHGIELETVPVGFKYISPAMKKPGVLVGGEESGGFGFPRHIPERDGVFSDLMLLEMIATTGKTLGTLVAGLQRDFGPTKYRRLDLHLTQAEIAKAREAMKTLDIREFGGRRCLRHETMDGHHFLFDDDSWLLFRASGTEPLVRVYAEAPSMDEVERMISFGKRELGL, encoded by the coding sequence ATGACCAAGATCAAATTCGGAACCGACGGATGGCGCGCTGTCGTGGGCGAGGACTTCGTCCCTGAGAACATCGCCAGGGTCATACAGGCGTTCTGCGACGTCTACCCCACGCTCCCTGAGGCGGGAAGGCCCGTGATGATCGGGTACGACCGCCGCAACCGCTCCCCCGAGGCGGCGCGCCAGGTCGCTGAGATCCTCCTCGGCAACGGCATCGAGACAGTGCTCTCCTCCACCTTCTGCCCCACCCCTGCGGTCTCCTGGTACGTGAAGTACAAGGGGTGCGCGGCCGGCGTAATGATCACCGCATCCCACAACCCGGCGAAGTGGAACGGCATCAAGTTCAAGGAGAGCTACGGGGGCGCGGCCTCAGGGGAGTACCTGGCCCCCATCGAGGCGAAGATCACGGCCAACGACGCGGCCGGGAGGAAGCCCAGGACGGCGAAGATCGAGGGCAACCCGAAATTCTCCGAGTTCGACCCCTACGGCGAGTATCTGAGCGCAATAGTGTCGAACTTCGACATCCCGAAGATCAAGGGCTCAGGGATCAAGAAGGTGCTCGTGGACCCGCTCTACGGCTCCGGCACCGGCTACTTCCCGCGCATACTGGGGGACATGGCCAACGAGATCCACGACGCCGCCGACGTCACCTTCGGGGGATTGAACCCCGAGCCGATCCCGCCGCACGCGAACGAGCTCATGGAGCGGGTGCGCTCCGGCGGCTACTCCTGCGGGCTGCTGACCGACGGCGACGCGGACCGCGCGGGCGCGGTGGACGAGCGCGGCAACTTCGTCACCACGCACGAGGTGTTCTCGCTGCTTCTGCTCCACGCGCTCGACAACAAGGGATGGACCGGAAAGGTCATCAAGTCGATCTCCACGACCATGATGCTCAACCGCATCTGCGACAAACACGGCATCGAGCTCGAGACGGTGCCGGTGGGGTTCAAGTACATCAGCCCTGCCATGAAGAAACCCGGCGTGCTCGTGGGAGGCGAGGAGTCGGGCGGCTTCGGATTCCCCCGCCACATACCCGAGCGCGACGGCGTGTTCTCAGACCTCATGCTGCTGGAGATGATCGCGACCACCGGCAAGACCCTCGGCACCCTGGTGGCGGGTCTGCAGAGGGATTTCGGCCCCACGAAATACAGGAGGCTGGACCTGCATCTCACGCAGGCTGAGATCGCGAAGGCCCGCGAGGCGATGAAGACCCTGGACATCAGGGAGTTCGGCGGCCGCCGCTGTCTGAGACACGAGACCATGGACGGCCACCACTTCCTCTTCGATGACGACTCGTGGCTCCTCTTCCGCGCCTCCGGCACAGAGCCGCTCGTGCGCGTCTACGCCGAGGCGCCATCTATGGACGAGGTCGAGCGCATGATCTCCTTCGGCAAGCGCGAACTCGGCCTCTAG
- the pdxA gene encoding 4-hydroxythreonine-4-phosphate dehydrogenase PdxA has protein sequence MKQIIGITMGDPKGVGPEVIAKAWKEMGGQERDHFRIYGDRNALDSAAELTGGAFDLKHVVTTSSTSEEMGRLSEGEAARMALSAIDAAVEDVSAGHISAIVTAPVNKHRLQAIVPGFLGHTEYLAKKAGVREVVMMFFTETMPEICRRTNMTSRFCVSLVTMHLPIKDVAEHITKDRVLTTIKRTHEALERHFACPDARIAVMALNPHAGEVGSIGREEERVIEPAIKAAQREGVNCVGPLPADSMFKKLSEFDYDAIVAMYHDQGLIPVKLLCQGQCINMTLGLPYVRTSPSHGTAEDIAWLGQASHENMLTAIRRTRELVGWRINGN, from the coding sequence ATGAAACAGATCATCGGAATCACGATGGGCGATCCGAAGGGCGTGGGCCCCGAGGTGATCGCGAAGGCCTGGAAGGAGATGGGCGGGCAGGAGCGCGACCATTTCCGCATCTACGGGGACCGAAACGCCCTCGACTCCGCAGCGGAGCTGACGGGCGGGGCCTTCGACCTCAAGCACGTGGTCACCACCTCCAGCACCTCGGAGGAGATGGGGAGGCTCTCAGAGGGGGAGGCGGCGCGCATGGCCCTCTCAGCGATCGACGCGGCGGTCGAGGACGTCTCCGCGGGCCACATCTCGGCGATCGTGACCGCCCCGGTCAACAAGCACAGGTTGCAGGCCATCGTGCCGGGCTTCCTCGGCCACACCGAATACCTCGCGAAGAAGGCGGGCGTGCGCGAGGTGGTGATGATGTTCTTCACGGAGACGATGCCCGAAATCTGCAGGCGGACGAACATGACGAGCAGGTTCTGCGTCTCCCTCGTCACCATGCACCTGCCGATCAAGGACGTGGCGGAGCACATCACCAAGGATCGCGTGCTCACCACAATCAAGCGCACTCACGAGGCGCTCGAGAGGCACTTCGCCTGCCCCGACGCCCGCATCGCCGTCATGGCGCTCAACCCGCACGCCGGCGAGGTCGGCTCCATCGGCCGGGAGGAGGAGCGCGTCATCGAGCCGGCGATAAAGGCTGCGCAGAGGGAGGGAGTCAACTGCGTGGGGCCCCTGCCCGCGGACAGCATGTTCAAGAAGCTCTCGGAGTTCGACTACGACGCCATCGTGGCCATGTACCACGACCAGGGGCTCATACCGGTGAAGCTTTTGTGCCAGGGGCAATGCATCAACATGACGCTGGGACTGCCCTACGTGCGCACGTCGCCCAGCCACGGCACCGCCGAGGACATCGCGTGGCTCGGACAGGCCTCCCACGAGAACATGCTCACAGCGATCAGACGGACGAGGGAACTGGTGGGGTGGAGGATAAACGGTAACTAG
- a CDS encoding SurA N-terminal domain-containing protein, with the protein MKARGAIFIAGCAIVIAFACFAPRAEAATQVLNSVVAVVNDDVITQRQLDQAMRTGEKKNPRAITDPISRQRAIDELIDERLMGQILAKSQIAVSEDDLARAIAGIIHQNGISIDGLRREVASKGMTWEEYRKEVEEQIKRVKFVNQVIGPQVKITDQDLRDYYRQNQERFRGGVRAHIAQIFLPFENFQSQADVEAYKDGAFDIAARARRGDFRELARKNSKGANAEGGGDMGMVDIKDLPEAVGAHVKNMAQGEVSPPIPIDKGLVIVKMIALPELSASDFEKLRDDIYSVLYERRVQETLRSYLQKERSKAYIEIM; encoded by the coding sequence TTGAAGGCTAGAGGCGCCATATTCATCGCCGGGTGCGCGATCGTCATCGCATTCGCCTGTTTCGCCCCGCGCGCGGAGGCTGCGACCCAGGTGCTCAACAGCGTGGTGGCCGTGGTGAACGACGACGTGATAACGCAGCGCCAGCTCGACCAGGCGATGCGCACCGGTGAAAAGAAGAACCCCAGGGCGATCACCGACCCGATCTCCCGCCAGAGGGCCATCGACGAGCTCATAGACGAGAGGCTGATGGGGCAGATCCTGGCCAAATCGCAGATCGCGGTGAGCGAGGACGATCTCGCGCGGGCGATCGCGGGGATCATACACCAGAACGGCATCTCGATCGACGGCCTGCGCAGGGAGGTCGCGTCGAAGGGCATGACCTGGGAGGAGTACCGCAAGGAGGTCGAGGAGCAGATCAAGAGGGTCAAGTTCGTGAACCAGGTCATAGGGCCCCAGGTGAAGATCACGGACCAGGACCTGCGCGACTACTACAGGCAGAACCAGGAGCGCTTCCGCGGGGGCGTGAGGGCCCATATAGCCCAGATATTTCTGCCGTTCGAGAACTTCCAGAGCCAGGCGGACGTGGAGGCGTACAAGGACGGGGCCTTCGACATAGCCGCGCGCGCCAGGCGCGGCGATTTCCGGGAGCTCGCGCGGAAGAACTCGAAGGGCGCCAACGCAGAGGGCGGAGGCGACATGGGGATGGTGGACATAAAGGACCTGCCGGAGGCGGTGGGCGCGCACGTGAAGAACATGGCCCAGGGCGAAGTCTCCCCTCCCATCCCCATCGACAAGGGGCTCGTGATCGTCAAGATGATAGCGCTGCCCGAGCTCTCCGCCTCCGACTTCGAGAAGCTGCGCGACGACATCTACTCCGTCCTCTACGAGCGGAGGGTCCAGGAGACCCTGCGCTCCTATCTGCAGAAGGAGCGCAGCAAGGCGTACATTGAAATCATGTAG